Genomic window (Nicotiana sylvestris chromosome 7, ASM39365v2, whole genome shotgun sequence):
ataatatgaaccagctttagaaattattaaatcctaatgagagtaatgtgtgggttgagaaccctgtcttatcttagtgtgcccgagaggccaagtctatattgactgagaggggtcgagaaccccattgtgaggtgagtaatgattttaaatgatatcctgagggtttgaaaccccagatttgcacaacgtagtgctatactaagttgagatacacgctgtgAGACGAGCatggggattgggacttggtccatcccgaatgatattttactacatttttgattgagacatatactttattgttgtgaattgggcttgttgccatgcttgggaccttgtgccgacctgtagaacccttaagggatttttgactggttatcctcacttattttgttaaagaatttatattaTCAGTCATGTctccaattgtttaagaatgatatgaaccagatttttgaaatgttaatcataaataggaagagatatgagGGTTGAGATCCCGAtcgtacattatgcccgagaggctgtgattttttaaatgactgagaggggtcgaggacccaatagtgaggatgttttatatgatatggatcgggctgcgcgccgcaacaattacttatatggatcgggctgcacgccgcaacaattatatagcgcttgggctgaaggagcccctctgaagtctgcacacctccagtgagcgcagtcgactattattattatggatcgggttgtacgccacaacgatatacagattgggatgcacgccgcaacggtatatatatatttattgattcggttatcatgagaagtatatgaattgagaacttaggataagaacgaataaatgaactgaaatgcttgaggagctgatttatactgattatatctgtttttacccggtttaaagaatttcacaaGACTTCCTCATTCACTGCTGCTTAAATGATTTGTTTTAATGTTTTGATAtaagaactgcttagtgcctttacgtgatttcatactgtcagccattatttattgttattacttactgagtcggagtactcacattactccttgcaccatgtgtgcaggtacaggtattcctgaggcatagagcgagctttcctgccaTTCTGTTTTCATCGGATTTATCGacgtagctgcatggcgttcgcaaacccgatttctccttctatctacacttattattccgcattttagacaaatttctgtattagattgttgaaaccttgtattagaggctcagacttgtgacaccggatcaatGGGCTGTTTTACAGAGTtttttcgtgattatggtttctgcacatttcatctgttaatttcatacttctatttatattaacaacaacaagaagaagaacgacccagtataatcccacaggtggggtctggggagggtaatatgtacgcagaccttacccctaccccgaagggtagagtggttgtttccaggagactctcggctcaaaaaagcaacaggagccgatatattagtaccataaaaatgcataataaaataacaacaatataagagatattaaatacagaatacaaaatacgaaatacgaaatatatggctggtatagtaaaactagtaGGTAAAGTACtacatcaatagacgaccaatgacattcttagtctaaatcctaactagctagtctcactctattgtgctgtagaaatattcataactttcccctaacctacaaccttaatgctcgacctccataatcccatgtcaagggccatgtcctcagtaatcctaagtctcgccatgtcctgtctgatcacttctccccaatacttcttaggtcgccctctacctctccgcgtgcccaccacagccagtcgctcacacctcctcaccggtgcatcagtgctcctcctctgaatgtgctcgaaccatctgagtcttacttcccgcatcttgtcctacATAGGggtcacgcccaccttctctagaatatcttcattcctaatcttatccatccttgtatgcccacacatccacctcaacatcctcatccagagctgtcacacctcctttttcctaccccatagggtataagggagtttttccaattagaggacaatcgaaacgggatttgtttatgtaattcagagtcgccacttgggagatttgtggtgtcctaagtcaccggttgaatcccgaatcgaggaaaagattgactctgttgaacagtccgtgaaccaaaaatccggataaggaattctgttaacccgggagaaggtgttaggcattcccgagttccgtggttctagcacggtcgctcaactgttatatttggcttattttatctgattttaacaattaagaacttatatgcaaattttaactttgaattgcttttatcaattttattattattgttattattttatggagaattgcaacgttgtgaaaacgtatctcgaaccacgtcacagtcaatgcacccgtggttatcgacacatttcgactccgttgagatttggatttgggtgcgtacccgtatttaagaaaataatttattaaagacgcgcctaaagcgactagcgtattgttgttttgggagggccgtgaaattcgctaaacggatCATCCTGAAGTCTAAAAATTAatacaatatttattgagggccccacaatttataGTTTTTACTCGGCGAGGCTCATCCTATCATTTATTTTAAAGGTGCAATCCTAAAAAcaatctataattttctattttttttttaaacaaagaaGGTGATTCTAACTAACTTTTGCATTATGTAATAATTAGAGGACCTGGGTCTATTGAGCTCATATATATGTCCATATAAATAAACCCTTATTTAAATATGTATTCAGAAATAACCAACTATAGGTCTGGGCCCAGGTCCAAATGAACATGCTGTCAAATCTAGACCTGGGCCGTTTGCGGGAGTACCGAAGCCTCAAAATGTCCTGAGTAGGCTACCGACTTCGACTTCAATTCTAACTGAACGCAGAATCACTAGAGCAGCTTGAAATTATTTAACATGCattctacaaaataaaaaaaatcgttTATTTACTCAATTTAAAAAAACAATTGATCATTTGAATCTCATATTAAAACTTGGCTTATTCTAACTGTTTAACTAATGATGATTCCCAATAGGGATCGAATTTTGACTAAACGATctgattattttattttaataatatccACGAGCGAAATTCAAAGCCATATTATTAATACAACATGTttcatttgattaactacgaccATAAATTATTAACCCAGTATTAATACTTATACCATAACAAAGAATCCCAGACCATAAAACTTAAAATGGTCATCATGCTGATTTCAAAATCAATTATATCCTAGAAAAATGATTTAGTGGAATATACATATGAAAGCAAATTGAGATTCCATCAACCAATACCCGTTAAGTCATTTTGTTAGTTATAGAACTATCGTGCTTCCATGAATCACACATCTAATTAACTTAACAAAATTTTGGTTCCATAATCTTAATATAACAGTCCAACGTTAGCCCTTAAGTTTAAATAAACAGCCCATCAGTGTATCGGAGCTCAGAATACATGAATTTCATAGGACAAATACATACTTCACAAGCAAATTTATTTTACATGTGTAACAGAAATTTCTACTATAACTATGCAACAGAAAACTTGCTTCATTTCATCCCAATAATCGAGAATTATACAGAATGTGTACCTTGTATGAACACAAGAAGAAAAAGGGAACATCAGTGCAGAAACACAGCAGTaaacaatacaacaacaacaacaacagcgcAGGAGTACACAAAACAGCTCCGTAAcaaatagcggcagaaaacccaAGAGCCAGATTCCATTTACCAAACAGAAAACTTGAAAACCAAATAGAAACCCAGAAATTCAAACGAAACAACACTccaaaaccaaaagaaaatccaGGAAAGCCAATCCGAAAATCAGTAGTACCAAATGCAAACCATGGAAGCAGTAATAGAATTTTGATTTTCAGCCGTAAAGAAAAGCTTCACTTTTAGTTTTAACTCTTAAAGAATCAatttttagttctgaaaaatcAATTCTTTCTTAAtccttctatttatattaaattggtattaaatcccgaaaattggtattgaattataaagaaagaggTTGTGAGATATTAGTTGGTCGGGCTTtcctagcattgtgttgggcgccatcacgaccggagttggggtcgtgacaagttagtatcagattactaggtctcgcgagtcttgagccggtttagtagagtctcgcggatcggtacagagacgtctgtacttatcctcgggaagCTGCAGaacctgttaggaaaattccacattcttgaaattcttgtcatgcgaacttGTGGATACGAATACTAAATTTCtctttattccattctctcacagatggtgaggactcgaGCTACCGAACATtctggacgaccaccagtaccacctacTGAGGCTactagaggccgtggacgcggtcgtggtcgtggtagaggtagagcagCAGGGGCAGCACTTGTGGATCCTTTAGTTGCCCTAGCTCAGGACCAGGCACTAGCAGCACCAGtgcaggcaccagctgtgcccattgtaaTATCGAGTCtccaggaggccttggcacatatcttgacagtttgcacaagcctggctcaggcagtttcagccaccacagcagcagctacttcacaggccgggggaggtaatcagacccccgctgctcgcacacttgagcaggtagtgcagggactacaaacaccaggggcacctccagctcagccggttgcaccagctcaggagtttgttgtgccagccATGCCGGACAATGAGCAGCatcatcttgagaggtttggcaAACTCCAGTCTCCGTCATTTAGTGGTGCCAAGGGCGAGGATTCCCAtggttttcttgataagtatcagcggatgctccgtacatcaaggattcttgagactagtggtgtggaatttaccacctttcagtttactggggctgccttcacttggtgggaggcgtatgagaggtgtaggccagTTGGTGCATCACTCCTAACTTGgaaggagttctccactctcttattggagaagtatgtaccgcaatcTCTCATGGAGGAGCTGCATAGGAAGTTTGAGTGGCTAaagcagggagatatgactgtgtcacagtatgaggcgAGGTATtccgagttggctcgtcatgccgtttggatggttccaaccgatcgggagaggattaggagatttgtggatggccttaactactaTCTCCGTAtattgatgactagagagagggtattgggtgctacattcgaggaggtggttgatatcgctcgggAGATTGAGATGGTTCACCGTCAGGAtatagaggagagggaggccaagaggcctcgaggctcTAGCAGTTTTAGTGTTGCtgcttcgaggggccagttccagcagggtagaggtcgttcttttaggcccgctcagtcggcccgtccagagtatcgtgAATCATCCtcaggtcgtggttatcatgggtcgcaacagggccagtcatcactcaacgcccttccagctcagagttcttctcgtgccccatcagtccagggttcttccatggCAGGTCCTTCTTCTGGCCATtctggtgccaggggttccctttagtccccatctccagcaccgggtagttgttacgagtgcggagagtttgggcaCATGAGGAGGCAATGTCCTCGACTTCGCGATGGTTAGTATCAGcaaaggggtcagccctcgacttctgctccagttacttcaccacccccccagccagctaggggtggaagtcaggcagctaggggtcgccttaaagggggaggtcgatcagggggcggttaggcccgtttctatgcactcccaggcagacccgacgccattgcttcggatgctgtcattacaggtattgtttcagtctgccacagagatgcctttgcattatttgatcccggttccaccttttcttatgtgtcatcatactttgctcgttatttgggtacgccccatgagttttttgctttacctattcatgtatctaccccagtgggcgatactgttgttgtagaccgtgtgtaccggtcatgtgtggtgactattgggggtctggagacccgagtagatctatttgtattgagcatggtggattttgatgtcattttaggcatggattggctatccccgtgtcgtgctattctagactatcatgctaagacagtcactttggctatgccaggtgtatcgcggatcgagtggcgtggtgtgactgattatgttcctagtagagtgatatccttcttgaaggcccaacgtatggttgggaagggttgcctttcatatctagcatttgtgagggatattGGAgccgagactcctagtattgattctgctccagttgtgagggattttcccaatgtttttcctgcagacctgccgggcatgccaccggacaagaatattgattttggtattgacctggtgccgggcactcagcccatttctattccgctgtatcgtatggcaccagcagagttgaaggaattgaaagaacagctttaggaactcctagataaggggttcattcggcctagtgtgtcaccttggggtgcgcccgttttgtttgtgaagaagaatgatggcacaatgagaatgtgcatcgattataggcaattgaacaaagtaacaattaagaacaagtatcctttgcctcgcattgatgatttatttgatcagcttcagggagcgagagtgttctccatgattgatctccgttcgggctatcaccagttgaaaatcagggattcagatattcttaagactgctttcaggaacagatatggtcattatgagttttttgttatgtctttcgggctaaccaatgccccagcagcattcatgcatttgatgaacaacatgttccggccttatcttgattcgttcgttatagtatttattgatgatatcctggtgtactcgcgtagtcaggaggagcacacagagcatttgagagttgtgttgcagagattgagggaggagaatctttatgcaaagttctccaagtatgagttttggctcagtacaatggctttcttgggacatatggtgtccagcgagggtattcaggttgacctaaagaagatagaggcggttcagagttggcctagaccgtcctcagccacagagattcgtagctttcttgggttagcaggctattatcgccggtttgtttagggattttcatccattgcatctcccttgaccaagttgactcagaagggtgctccatttgtatggtcggacgagtatgaggagagctttgagaagctcaagacagccttgaccatagctccagtgttggttttgccatcaacttcaggttcatatactgtgtattgtgatgcttcgagagttaggattggttgtgtgttgatgcaggagggtagagttattgcttatgcttttcgtcagttgaatccccatgagaagaactaccccgttcatgatttggagttggctgccatagttcatgcattgaagatttggaggcattacttgtatggcgtatcttttgaggtgttcactgatcatcgcagtcttcagcatttgttcaagcaaaaggatcttaatttgaggcaacagagatggttggagttgcttaaggattatgatatcactattttgtatcatccgggaaaggccaatgtagcgGCCGACGCTTTAagccgaaaggtagtgagtatggggagtttggcatatattccagttggggagagaccccttgcagttgatgttcaggccttggccaatcggtttgtgagattggatatttcggagcccagtcgggtgttggcttgtgtggtttctcggtcttccttatatgatcgcatcaaagagcgccagtatgatgatccgcatttgcttgtccttaaggatagagttcagcatggtgatgccagagatgtgaccacctgtgatgatggtgtgttgaggatgcagggccggatttgtgtgcccaatatggatgggcttagagcgttgattctggaagaggcccatagctcgtggtattctatccatccgggtgctgcgaagatgtatcacaatttgaggcagcactattagtggagaagaatgaagaaagatattgtgggatttgtagctcggtgtctcaattgtcagcaggtgaaatatgagcatcagagaccgggtgacttgcttcaacagatggttattctcgagtggaagtgggaaaagatcactatggactttgtggttggacttcctcggactttgaaaatgtttgatgctatttgggtgattgtggatcggctgaccaagtccgcgcacttcattcctgtgtgtactacctattattcagagcggttggcagggatttatatccgggagattgttcggttgcatggtgttccgatttccatcatctcagatagaggtactcagtttacttcgcagttttggagagccatgcagagagagttgggtactcaggtagagttgagcacaacatttcatcctcagacggacgaacaatccgagtgcactattcagatattggaggacatgttgcgcgcctgtgttattgatttcggaggttcctgggatgagtttctgccgcttgcagagtttgcctacaacaacagctatcagtccaacatttagatggcaccatatgaggccttatatggaagaaggtgtagatctccagttggttggttcgagcctggcgaggctaggatgttgggaacagacttggttcaggatgccttagagaaagtgaaggtgattcaggaaagacttcgtacaactcagtcacGTCAggagagttatgcggaccggaaggttcgagatgtgtcctatatggttggtgagaaggtcttgatgaaggttttgcccatgaagggtgttatgaggtttgggaagaaaggcaagttgagcccgcggtttattgggccttttgaggtgcttcggaggattggggaggtggcttatgagcttgctttgccacccagcctgtcgagtgtgcatccggtatttcatgtttctatgctctggaagtatattggggatctgtctcatgttttggacttcagcacggttcagttggatgatggtttgacctttgatgtggagccagtagctattttgggtcaccaggttcagaagttgaggtcaaaggatataacttcagtgaaagtggtttggagaggtcggcccgtggaggaggctacctgggataccgagcgggagatacggagcagatatcctcatctgtttgaggctccaggtatgtttcttgacccgctcgaggacaagcgtttgttttagttggggaggatgtgatgacccgacccgtcgtcacaTGAGTTACTgcctcgtttcccccattttatgctttttcatgtttcgttatcggtattcggtgtgttagagttaaatcggattggttttgataggaaatgagacacttagtcactttaaggaaggcttgttttggaaaagtcaaccggatgttgactattgagttagagggctcggatttgatttccggtgattcggttagcttcaggggttgatatgtggcttaggagtgtgatcagaattgattttggaggtccggagtagaattaggcttgaattggcgaagttagtattttggcgaattccagtaggtaggtgagattttgatacggtgGTTGGAATGGGATTCCGAGAGTtccagtagcttcgttaggtgattttggatgtgtgtgcaaaatttcagatcattcggaggtgttttggttgggtttttgatcaaatgcgtatttcggaagtttttaagaaatttaggcttgaatccgatgtaatttgatggttttggtgttgtttgtggtgttttgatgattggaataagtttgaatgatgttttagtatgggttggcacttttggttgaggtcccgggggcctcggggtggtttcggatggtcaatcagaCCAATCTTGGTTTTTGAAATTGCAGATTTCAGCTGAGTGTTGCAGAACTTTTTTGTTCTCTGCGATCGCAGGAGTTCAATTGCGATCCCATAGAAGGTTTGGGGAAGGACATTTTGATTTCTCAATGTGATCGCGGAATagggtatgcgatcgcataggttgagGAGGTCTTTCATTGCGATCGCATGAGGAGTAATGTGATCGCGTAGTGTTAAATGGACCTGAGGTTCTGAGGGGTactttgttcaatgcgatcgcggagtagtgtatgcgatagcgtaggtttgattggtgaagcagtgcgatcgcacttaaggggtcgcgttcgcataggataTTTAGGAGGCCTGGGAAAGttgagctatgcgatcgcagaggcttggatgtgatcgcatagagtaaaatctgggCTGACAAAAGGGTTTTAATAAACATTTCACCCGCGAACAAGGTtccatttcctccattgttgagtaaccttgggagcttttgacgagtattaaagagggttttgactaggaatcgattggaggtgagtcctatggcctagaaacgtcatttaattgtagattcaacatctaaattcatggaaatttgattaaaaagggaaggattagggcttgacttttgaaatagaaatttgggggtttgagggagaatttgagctcggatttcggtagctgatatgtatagactcgtggcgagataaggaatctggcgatgtcaattttctgatttttcgagaagtgggcccggggctcgggttttgccaacttcgtgatttttgatatttttcgagtcttttatattgggttgtattcccttagtCTATTGTAACGTAatacttgtggttttgatcagattcgacgctcgaggaggttgatttgcgaggcaagggagtagcgagctaggatttcggcctgcttgaggtgagtaatgattttaaatgatgtcctgagggtttgaaaacccggatttgcacaatgtagtgctatactaagttgagatacatgCTGTGTGAtgagcgtgaggttcaatgctatggggatttggacttggtccatcccgaatgatattttactacatttttgattgagacatatactttattgttgtgaattgggcttgttgccatgcttggggccttgtgccgacctatagaacccttaggggatttttgactggttttcctcacttattttgttaaagaatttatatcctcagtcatgtctccaattgtttaagaatgatatgaagcagatttttgaaatgttaatcataaataggaagagatatgagggctgagatcccgaccgtacattatgctcgagaggctgtgattttttaaatgactgagaggggtcgaggacccaatagtgaggatgttttatatgatatggatcgggctgcgcgccgcaacagatatatatattatacatattatggatcgggctgcaggccgcaacaattacttatatggatcgggttgcacgccgcaacaattatatagcgcttgggctgaaggatccccctccggagtctgcacacccccagtgagcgcagtcgactattattattatggatcgggttgtacgccatacagatcgggctgcacgccgcagcggtatatatatttattgattcggttatcgtgagaagtatatgaattgagaactgaggataagaacgaataaatgaactgaagcttgaggagctgatttatactgattatatctaTTTTTACCCGGTTTAaataatttcacatgatttcctcattcactgctgcttaaatgattttttttactgttttgatataagaactgcttagtgcctttacgtgatttcatactgtcaaccattatttattgttattactcactgagtcggagtactcacattactccctgcactatgtgcgtaggtacaggtattcctgaggcttagagcgagctttcctgccgttctgttttcatcggagttatcgaggtagctgcatggcgtccgcagacccgatttctccttctatctccacttattattccgcattttGGACATtttctgtattagattgttgaaaccttgtattagaggctcagacttgtgacaccggatcggTGGGCTATTTTACAGAGatttttcgtgattatggtttccgcacatttcatatgttaaattcatacttctatttatattaaattggtattaaatcccgtaaattggtatttaattataaagaaagaggttgtgagatgttagttggtcgggcttgcctagcattgtgttgggcggcatcacggccggggttggggtcgtgacaatagttaaaggattggcttacctagctcacgttagtaggcgccatcacgactcccgagggtagaaaATCCACGTCGTGATAGAAGTGTACAATCCTGATATAATAAATTATATctagtaatattttttttattctatgATACACATAACTTTATATTATGACGTAATAACTATTTTGATTACGTCACATATAAATGACTTTAATATAGTTGCCTATaatatttcataattttattactttACATAACCATTAGGTGCAGTCTTTTATACATTTATACCACAAATTATATTATACATTGGGAGTTGTGTCACAGTAATACTTACATTTTCACTCATTTCATATGATTCTATATTTTATGGATAGTAATTTGGATTTCATATTTTACAGCTTTATACTAATCAAGTATACTGGAGTCTATATTGCTTTTACAAACGACACGCCATTCACTAAAGCGTACTTTGAATTTCCAAACGACGCGCCATATATTACCTAGAATTTCAAAATACACAATTGTTAGGGTATAATTGGCTGTTCTCGAGGTTTAATTTTTGAAATGTCAAGCTTAATTTCGAACAGTTGACGTTTTATGGGTAGAAAGCACTCTCTCAAGCGTAAAAAACCTATTCATCCAATCTTAGTGTCATCAgatttttctgattttgttatgGATAACGAAAATTATTCTCTTACAATGGCAGAATATTATATGAACGATGCTCCAAGTGCGCATGCAGTTGGTGTATCATTATCAATAAGTGGAACAAAAGTTGTTAGTTTAGAAAGGACTCGTTTACAAAGGGCTAAGGCACGAAATACCTCTAGAtctgtcacgacctggatttttcccaccctcgggggtcgtgatggcgcctactaatgtgagctaggcaagccaaaccatTAACTACTTAACTCATTTTCCAATTATTTATGGTTAACAATTATAAGGCAATACGTGATAACAGCGAAAAtttaaatttaagcggaagacaacaataaaatatatgaaaactatatctattacaaatacttaacccttaaccacccaaaacctggtgttatagtgtcacagactgtctaagattgctacatataaagtttgaagaaataacaatacactgtttctaaataaaaggaaaataaaacat
Coding sequences:
- the LOC138872830 gene encoding uncharacterized protein, with translation MVRTRATEHSGRPPVPPTEATRGRGRGRGRGRGRAAGAALVDPLVALAQDQALAAPVQAPAVPIGLQTPGAPPAQPVAPAQEFVVPAMPDNEQHHLERFGKLQSPSFSGAKGEDSHGFLDKYQRMLRTSRILETSGVEFTTFQFTGAAFTWWEAYERCRPVGASLLTWKEFSTLLLEKYVPQSLMEELHRKFEWLKQGDMTVSQYEARYSELARHAVWMVPTDRERIRRFVDGLNYYLRILMTRERVLGATFEEVVDIAREIEMVHRQDIEEREAKRPRGSSSFSVAASRGQFQQGRGRSFRPAQSARPEYRESSSGRGYHGSQQGQSSLNALPAQSSSRAPSVQGSSMAGPSSGHSGARGSL